The sequence TATAAATTAAATTCTTTAAAAAAATATTTTTTAGGACCTTTTGGTAATGCAGTGTTAGTTACAAAATATAAACCACAACCATGGATAATTGAAAAATGTAACGATTATAATATAAAAGTTTTATACGGGAAACATGTTAAAGATATACATAATGAAATATATAAATTATTAACCAATGCTAATTAACCTATCAAATCATCCTCAAAATAAATGGAGTAGCAAACAAAAAGAAATTGCTCTTAAAAAATTTAATAATATCATTGACCTTTCTTTTCCTGCTATCAATCCTGAATTTTCAAAAAAAGATGTCAGAGATATTGCTGAAAATTATTTTGAAAAAATAATTGAAATTTTTAACAAAACAACTGATGAGAAAAAATTAAATGCTGTACATATTCAAGGTGAATTTACATTTGTTTTTCAATTGGTAAGTCTTTTAAAAAATAATAATATTAAATGCATTGCTTCTACAAGTAAAAGAAAAGTAACTGAAGTAAAAAATGGTAAAAAAATTGCTGAATTTGAATTTGTAAAATTTAGAGAATACTAATTATTTTTTGATAAATATACCTTTAAAGTATTTACACTAATATCTAAAGCATCAGCAGCTTTTTGTTTTATTTCATCATAGCGTTTATAAATTTTCTTAATATGTTCTCTTTTTACATCCTCCATTTTTATTAAGTCTTTTTTTGATGTTTTATTTGCATATTCGGGTATATCTTCAATACTTATTACATCATTGTTTTCATATAAAATATAAAAACTTTCTATTATACTTTCCAATTCTCTTACATTGCCCGGATAGTTATATGAATATAAAAATTCCTTAACTTCCTTGCTTAATTTTAAGCTTTTATTGTATCTTTTAGAATGCTGATCATTAAAGTACTCAATCATTTCTTTTATTTCTTTAGTTCCTCTATCTTTAAGTGAGGGTAAAAATAAATCAATTTTATTTATTCTGTAGTATAAATCTTTACGAAATTTCTCATTTTCAACTTCATCAAACAAATCCTTATTAGTTGCAGCAATTATTCTTACATCAATATTTTTTTCTTTTGTATCTCCAACTTTTACAATCTTACCTTCTTCCAAAACCCTTAAAAGAGATTGTTGCATTGATGGTGAAATATCACCAATTTCATCAAGAAATATTGTGCCTTTGTTAGCTTTCTCAAAAAAACCAATACTTCCTTTTTCATCAGCACCTGTAAAAGCTCCTTTAACATAACCAAATAATCTGCTTTCCAATAAATCATCTGAAAGAGACGCACAATTAACAGCTATAAAATCTTTATTTTTTCTATCTGAATTGTTATGAATATGTTTTGCAAGATGCTCTTTACCCGTTCC comes from Bacteroidota bacterium and encodes:
- a CDS encoding DUF1887 family CARF protein, whose translation is FSNVVFKYKAEKNDKQKNEIDIVLTKGLKTVFIECKAGNVFQNHVYKLNSLKKYFLGPFGNAVLVTKYKPQPWIIEKCNDYNIKVLYGKHVKDIHNEIYKLLTNAN
- a CDS encoding sigma 54-interacting transcriptional regulator, with amino-acid sequence LSIIYSIFANKKNVMRILISWISKKDLDFDNNLDNSPNISLHKISKTDYDKHILLSTLKENIDDIENIKAQKLRTYLTKEIRTCKFEIKFLNMSNAYDLNEVLQNTESVIEEFRNEEIEILFTSGTSIMSIAFYLLYIHKGYKIKMIQGIEPKFSDSKRAEFKKVELEQLSPGIIKAKTKSLEDKKEDYFFTKSLKKVYERAKRIAKTPNATALIQGESGTGKEHLAKHIHNNSDRKNKDFIAVNCASLSDDLLESRLFGYVKGAFTGADEKGSIGFFEKANKGTIFLDEIGDISPSMQQSLLRVLEEGKIVKVGDTKEKNIDVRIIAATNKDLFDEVENEKFRKDLYYRINKIDLFLPSLKDRGTKEIKEMIEYFNDQHSKRYNKSLKLSKEVKEFLYSYNYPGNVRELESIIESFYILYENNDVISIEDIPEYANKTSKKDLIKMEDVKREHIKKIYKRYDEIKQKAADALDISVNTLKVYLSKNN